In Pochonia chlamydosporia 170 chromosome 3, whole genome shotgun sequence, the following are encoded in one genomic region:
- a CDS encoding phosphomevalonate kinase (similar to Neurospora crassa OR74A XP_962020.2) — MAIKHPTVAVSAPGKVLLAGGYLVLDRKHTGLVFGLSARINVIAGEIHTSQGVQLNEIMVDSPQFLDAQWRYGYHLAPEGGGIKVTQLQVGSVICKNSFVETTLSYALTYINRLKSRHSDHSLNPSRLIVLADNDYYSQSTPTNGEPGRFSKFTVPLSGANKTGLGSSAALVTSLTAALLSHYLPKNLFDISSSSGKRTLHNLAQAAHCAAQGKVGSGFDVAAAVYGSCLYRRFSPDLLSQLPEAGSPGFSEKLASVVDGVVWDVEVQTEGLSVPAGMALRMCDVDCGSQTVGMVKKVLAWRAKDASVSGELWDKLQTRNETLAAALRDGNVADVPAAVDAVRELIREMGKRSDVPIEPESQTELLDAVSAVEGVYGGVVPGAGGFDALALLMKDDEETKGRVEERVAKWSQEKDSKVRLLDVKGEMEGVRCEDLDIYSGWIQ, encoded by the exons atggcaatcAAGCATCCAACAGTTGCTGTTTCAGCTCCTGGAAAGGTTCTCCTCGCGGGAGGATACCTCGTCCTCGACAGAAAGCATACGGGCCTCGTCTTCGGTCTCAGTGCGAGGATCAATGTCATCGCGGGGGAGATTCACACCAGCCAGGGTGTCCAGCTGAACGAGATTATGGTGGACAGCCCGCAATTCCTGGATGCTCAGTGGCGATATGGCTATCACTTGGCCCCGGAAGGGGGTGGCATCAAGGTTACGCAGCTGCAGGT AGGTTCCGTCATTTGCAAAAACTCGTTTGTGGAAACAACGCTCAGCTACGCCCTCACGTATATCAACCGCCTCAAGAGCCGGCACTCTGATCACAGCCTCAACCCGTCTCGTCTCATCGTCCTAGCCGACAATGACTACTACTCCCAATCTACGCCGACCAACGGTGAACCGGGGCGTTTCTCCAAGTTCACCGTGCCGCTTAGCGGTGCCAACAAAACGGGGCTAGGATCATCCGCCGCCCTGGTGACGTCTTTGACGGCCGCCCTGCTCAGCCACTACCTCCCCAAGAACTTATTCGacatctcatcatcctcaggCAAGCGCACACTGCACAATCTTGCGCAGGCAGCGCACTGCGCCGCCCAAGGCAAGGTCGGCTCGGGGTTCGacgtcgccgccgccgtatACGGATCATGTCTGTACAGGAGATTCTCGCCCGATCTGCTGAGCCAGCTGCCCGAGGCGGGATCGCCCGGCTTCAGCGAGAAACTGGCCTCCGTTGTAGACGGCGTGGTGTGGGATGTAGAAGTGCAGACGGAGGGGTTGAGCGTGCCGGCCGGCATGGCACTGCGAATGTGTGACGTCGACTGCGGAAGTCAGACGGTAGGCATGGTCAAAAAGGTGCTGGCGTGGAGGGCCAAGGATGCCAGCGTGTCTGGCGAGTTGTGGGATAAGCTTCAGACGCGAAACGAGACACTTGCCGCTGCGTTGAGGGACGGAAACGTAGCTGACGTGCCGGCTGCGGTGGACGCAGTTAGAGAACTGATTCGGGAAATGGGGAAGCGTAGTGACGTGCCGATTGAGCCGGAGTCGCAGACGGAATTGTTGGACGCGGTGAGTGCCGTGGAGGGTGTATATGGCGGCGTTGTTCCTGGGGCTGGAGGGTTTGACGCGCTGGCCCTGTTGAtgaaggatgatgaggagaccAAGGGCCGTGTTGAGGAGAGGGTCGCGAAATGGAGCCAAGAGAAAGACTCAAAGGTTCGGTTGTTGGATGTCAAAGGTGAGATGGAGGGAGTGCGGTGCGAGGACCTAGACATTTATTCTGGCTGGATACAATGA
- a CDS encoding pentatricopeptide repeat protein (similar to Verticillium alfalfae VaMs.102 XP_003001346.1) has protein sequence MPTIYSSLYSNFIRQGSTFAKSITTHGYAQSVVAATHPHVLNSQNRPVFGRRHTNRLGRLSTFQLHSAFHSDRAGGLSDQKNVATSLPLEAYFEALQNKQANGELDKEWSQFDFPKSIEWKPSAATVLQHEDAVAAESEAAAASETHSAISAEDQAALAHIDAALSRELEARKLLEAAENAPVVGQSSSLPLSRTRSPVGERAKSPAIARTSPPDVDRQSQSYADHLFKLSEAGRYAEIPAVFEAMLATGVKPIASAYNALLVAAIHIPSKKIEIVSKALDVYADMIRRRISPDNETYDILVGLLASRSVEVSQMKAALEDKRQRFGGMDEAGKFMLASHELEHAILCEDDRLDLAIKLFDSSVAVDAALYSSETYHQLICACAESGRVSDMLRLFEHMESTKTVPFASIFPTMITAFAKRGDLVSAVECYNEYRSLAVAQDGGEVTLHDRVDSEVYAAVINAYVISDKIEGAMKFFQKIVKEYGVRAADIKDALVSTGFVKGFISRGIYQEAFQWAQSVEAESRSQAMCSIATVAADHNDSVTAIEAYGNIVADPEALVTPTMALLAMSVRAGDVAAATKYWHTLSNPEIKATVDFIEPTAMYAVALIGSGQVAEGLAQAEMMFQRIRVSDAEAQAQLAGEIDEGVDFIHHYMESRSISDPREMASQMSTMPPQTLNGSPFLSTPSVSSFEDSFDPYAHNTDFKGSSLIADDLEGGHGRKGSRLSEALGRFRNIRRAGRHPRYITYAKLISAAARDGKMDLCHDILAMARTDMPLMPQYAIVRYGWSSILDAMVGACLTMGNRGRAEQYHQELLEMGATPSANTFGLYITTLKDSTKTFDEASEAVRIFHRAKTEGVEPSSFLYNALIGKLGKARRIDDCLFYFAEMRALGIKPTSVTYGTIVNALCRVSDEKFAEELFDEMEAMPNYKARPAPYNSMMQFFLTTKRDKAKVLSYYERMKAKGIAPTSHTFKLLIDTHATLEPVDMPAAEKVLETIRATGQPEPVHYASLIHARGCVLHDMEGARALFESVVRESLVPVNASLYQALFESMVANHQVADTEPLLAQMRQKRVELTPYIANTLIHGWAAQKNISKAQNIYDTVVREKREPSTYEAMTRAYLAVEQRDQAKAVVGEMLTRGYPSAVVNKVLELLGGGQEAPME, from the coding sequence ATGCCCACCATCTATTCCTCGTTGTACTCGAATTTCATCCGTCAAGGATCTACATTCGCAAAATCTATCACTACCCACGGCTACGCTCAGTCTGTCGTAGCTGCTACTCACCCACACGTTCTCAACTCGCAGAACCGTCCTGTCTTCGGGCGCCGCCATACCAACAGACTCGGTCGTCTTTCCACCTTTCAGCTTCATTCGGCTTTCCACTCCGATCGCGCCGGTGGCCTTTCCGATCAGAAAAATGTTGCGACTTCTTTACCCTTAGAGGCCTATTTCGAGGCATTGCAGAACAAGCAGGCCAATGGTGAACTTGACAAGGAATGGTCACAGTTTGATTTTCCCAAGTCTATCGAGTGGAAGCCCAGCGCCGCCACTGTCCTCCAGCATGAGGATGCCGTCGCCGCCGAGTCcgaggccgccgccgcctcggAAACCCACTCTGCCATTTCTGCAGAAGACCAGGCTGCCCTGGCACACATTGACGCTGCGCTCTCTCGAGAGCTCGAAGCGCGGAAGCTCCTAGAGGCTGCTGAAAATGCGCCTGTAGTGGGACAATCATCTTCGTTGCCTCTTTCTAGGACCCGATCACCTGTAGGCGAGAGAGCCAAGTCTCCAGCTATTGCTCGCACGTCTCCGCCGGATGTCGATCGCCAATCACAGTCTTACGCGGACCATCTCTTCAAACTCTCTGAAGCCGGCCGATATGCTGAGATTCCTGCCGTGTTCGAGGCTATGCTTGCGACGGGCGTCAAACCCATTGCTAGCGCGTACAATGCTCTACTCGTGGCTGCCATTCATATCCccagcaagaagattgaaATCGTGTCCAAGGCTCTTGACGTCTACGCTGACATGATCCGTCGCCGAATTTCTCCCGACAATGAGACGTACGATATCCTTGTTGGTCTCTTGGCCTCTCGATCTGTGGAAGTCTCCCAGATGAAGGCGGCATTGGAGGACAAGCGTCAACGATTTGGTGGCATGGACGAGGCTGGTAAGTTCATGCTTGCCTCTCACGAGCTCGAACACGCCATCCTCTGCGAGGATgacagacttgaccttgctATCAAGCTGTTCGATTCTTCCGTTGCGGTCGATGCCGCTCTGTACTCCTCTGAGACATACCACCAGCTGATTTGCGCCTGCGCTGAGTCTGGCCGTGTCTCCGATATGCTTCGGCTTTTCGAACACATGGAATCGACCAAGACGGTTCCATTCGCCTCCATTTTCCCTACGATGATCACCGCCTTTGCCAAACGTGGTGACCTCGTCAGTGCTGTTGAATGCTACAATGAGTACCGCAGCCTGGCCGTCGCACAGGATGGTGGCGAGGTGACATTGCATGACCGCGTGGACTCCGAAGTTTACGCTGCCGTGATCAACGCATATGTCATTTCGGACAAGATCGAAGGTGCCATGAAGTTCTTCCAGAAGATCGTCAAGGAATACGGAGTTCGGGCTGCTGACATCAAGGACGCTTTGGTCAGCACTGGCTTCGTCAAGGGCTTCATCTCCCGAGGTATTTACCAGGAAGCCTTCCAATGGGCACAGTCTGTCGAAGCCGAGTCGCGATCCCAAGCCATGTGCAGCATCGCCACTGTCGCGGCTGATCACAATGACAGCGTCACCGCCATCGAGGCGTACGGCAACATTGTTGCTGATCCGGAGGCTCTTGTCACGCCCACTATGGCCCTCTTGGCTATGAGCGTGCGAgctggtgatgttgctgctgctacCAAGTACTGGCACACACTGAGCAATCCTGAGATCAAGGCTACTGTTGATTTCATTGAGCCTACTGCGATGTATGCGGTGGCCCTGATCGGCTCTGGACAGGTCGCTGAAGGCCTCGCGCAGGCCGAGATGATGTTCCAGAGGATTCGCGTGTCGGATGCTGAGGCTCAGGCTCAGCTGGCTGGAGAGATTGACGAAGGCGTTGATTTCATCCATCACTACATGGAAAGCCGCAGCATCAGCGACCCTCGTGAAATGGCATCTCAGATGTCGACAATGCCACCCCAGACTCTCAATGGTTCTCCCTTCCTGTCAACCCCTTCTGTTTCCAGCTTCGAAGACAGCTTCGACCCATATGCGCATAACACAGATTTCAAAGGATCTTCCCTCATTGCCGATGACCTGGAAGGAGGCCACGGCCGCAAGGGTTCTCGATTGAGTGAGGCTCTCGGGCGTTTCCGCAACATCCGCCGTGCTGGTCGCCACCCTCGCTACATCACCTATGCGAAACTGATCTCTGCTGCTGCGCGGGATGGCAAGATGGATCTGTGTCATGACATTCTTGCCATGGCCCGCACTGACATGCCCTTGATGCCTCAGTATGCTATTGTGCGATATGGCTGGTCTTCCATTCTTGACGCTATGGTCGGTGCTTGCCTAACCATGGGCAACCGTGGCCGCGCTGAGCAGTACCATCAGGAACTCTTGGAAATGGGAGCTACCCCATCCGCCAACACATTCGGTCTCTACATTACTACCTTGAAGGACTCCACCAAAACTTTTGATGAAGCCTCCGAGGCTGTCCGAATCTTCCACAGGGCCAAGACCGAGGGCGTTGAGCCCAGCTCTTTCCTCTACAATGCTCTGATTGGCAAGCTGGGAAAGGCCCGTCGCATCGACGATTGCCTGTTCTACTTTGCTGAGATGAGGGCCTTGGGAATCAAGCCAACTTCAGTTACGTACGGAACCATTGTCAATGCTCTCTGCCGCGTCAGTGACGAGAAGTTTGCTGAGGAGCTGTTTGACGAGATGGAGGCGATGCCCAATTACAAGGCTCGTCCCGCCCCGTACAACAGCATGATGCAATTCTTCCTCACTACCAAGCgtgacaaggccaaggttcTTTCTTACTACGAGCGCATGAAGGCTAAGGGCATTGCACCTACTTCTCACACCTTCAAGCTTCTCATCGACACCCATGCCACGCTGGAGCCTGTCGATATGCCTGCCGCCGAGAAAGTCTTGGAGACAATCCGCGCTACTGGTCAGCCAGAGCCTGTTCACTACGCCTCACTCATCCATGCTCGCGGCTGCGTGCTGCACGACATGGAGGGAGCCAGGGCTTTGTTTGAATCTGTTGTCCGTGAATCTCTGGTACCTGTCAATGCTAGCTTGTACCAAGCGCTGTTCGAGTCCATGGTTGCCAATCACCAGGTAGCGGATACCGAACCTCTCCTTGCTCAGATGCGACAGAAGCGCGTTGAGCTTACGCCATATATCGCCAATACCTTGATTCACGGCTGGGCCGCCCAAAAGAACATCAGTAAGGCACAGAATATCTACGATACCGTTGTTCGTGAGAAGCGTGAGCCAAGTACCTACGAAGCTATGACCAGGGCTTACCTGGCTGTTGAGCAACGCGACCAGGCCAAGGCTGTCGTCGGTGAGATGCTCACTCGTGGCTACCCCAGTGCTGTGGTGAACAAGGTTTTGGAGCtccttggtggtggccaGGAAGCTCCCATGGAGTAG
- a CDS encoding ATP-dependent RNA helicase DBP7 (similar to Coccidioides immitis RS XP_001246903.1), with translation MADDGMLLNFELGSEPLKTQVKFKGGRWRDRKRAEKSAKLAQSGSSATGPQNDEDDFRSSKRQRVHGDASGNYASYRPGPRPDRFGHDNPANDSPGQHKSDPATKGNRQVISRLFSFNPSQTTENTKDEEEWKAPQPTNAPLTDVANFGSLTISSRLVDALAKMNLERPTAIQQKVIPHMLSNSGDAFVQAETGSGKTFSYLLPILHRVLMLSGQGDGKQIHRDSGLFAIIVSPTRELAKQTHTVLEQLIRPFPWLVSTAISGGESKKAEKARIRKGVNFLVATPGRLADHIDNTKALNMGTVRWLVLDEGDRLMDLGFEEDLKKTIDALKKVPIVKSTENGASLDGLPERRVTVLCSATMKMNVQKLGEMSLADATFLAAEKSDDDPTNEEIVHKAPAQLHQTYIVVPSKLRLVTLTSYLKSVFSRRGRTMKAIIFMSCADTVDFHYEILRNPNETELPATVQKEKELIEKTVSKAAYITSPASPDVILHRMHGSLSQPIRTATLKAFSACKSPSLLITTDVSSRGLDIPSVDLVIEYDPAFSFADHIHRVGRTARAGRSGDATLFLLPGSEEGYIELLKSSAPPSSQSYENILKTGLMNKLEFPVETSATPTDGQSYHDKAESLQLHFEQRLLNDTRRLELARNGFKSHIRAYATHIREERVHFDITQLHLGHVAKSFGLRDPPGGIGAGIDRKANKKKGSSNSKDRHSSSKDNDTSSAAVDQRPAMDIIKRKSMMLMSSAADEFNIG, from the coding sequence ATGGCGGATGATGGTATGCTTTTAAATTTTGAGCTGGGATCTGAGCCTCTCAAGACCCAGGTCAAATTCAAAGGCGGAAGATGGAGAGACAGGAAGCGTGCTGAAAAGAGCGCAAAGTTGGCGCAGTCTGGCTCATCTGCCACCGGACCACAGAACGATGAGGACGACTTCAGATCGTCAAAACGACAACGAGTCCATGGCGATGCCTCTGGAAACTATGCGAGTTACAGACCAGGTCCTCGACCTGACCGGTTCGGGCACGATAACCCTGCCAACGACAGTCCCGGCCAGCACAAATCGGACCCAGCGACCAAGGGCAATCGCCAGGTCATCTCACGACTCTTCTCGTTCAATCCAAGCCAGACGACCGAAAATaccaaagatgaagaggaatgGAAAGCACCCCAGCCGACCAATGCACCACTTACGGACGTTGCCAATTTCGGTTCACTCACGATCTCCTCGAGACTCGTCGatgctttggccaagatgaacCTCGAGCGTCCGACTGCCATTCAACAAAAGGTGATCCCGCACATGTTGTCGAATAGCGGTGATGCTTTCGTCCAAGCAGAAACTGGCTCTGGAAAGACGTTTTCTTATCTCCTCCCCATATTGCATCGAGTTTTGATGCTCAGCGGCCAAGGTGATGGCAAACAAATACACCGAGATTCCGGCCTTTTCGCAATCATCGTATCGCCTACCCGTGAGCTTGCGAAACAAACACATACAGTGCTTGAGCAGCTGATCAGACCTTTCCCGTGGCTCGTCTCAACCGCAATTTCTGGTGGAGAGTCAAAAAAGGCCGAAAAGGCAAGAATTCGAAAAGGTGTCAACTTTCTGGTTGCTACGCCCGGACGGCTTGCTGATCACATCGACAACACAAAGGCTCTGAACATGGGAACAGTTCGCTGGCTTGTTCTCGACGAAGGTGATCGACTGATGGATTTGGGCTTCGAGGAGGATTTGAAGAAAACTATCGACGCTCTCAAAAAGGTTCCCATTGTCAAATCTACTGAGAACGGGGCATCCCTGGACGGCCTGCCGGAGCGCCGTGTCACAGTACTATGTTCAGCtacgatgaagatgaatgTCCAAAAGCTGGGAGAAATGAGTCTTGCAGATGCCACTTTCTTGGCCGCCGAAAAGAGCGACGACGATCCGACCAACGAGGAGATTGTTCACAAAGCTCCGGCTCAACTACACCAAACATACATTGTCGTCCCCTCGAAGCTTCGCCTGGTCACACTCACATCGTACCTCAAATCGGTCTTTTCTCGGCGCGGACGCACCATGAaggccatcatcttcatgtCATGCGCAGACACTGTCGATTTTCATTACGAAATCCTCCGCAACCCTAACGAGACGGAGTTGCCGGCCACTGTacaaaaggagaaggagctcATTGAGAAGACGGTTTCCAAGGCTGCCTACATCACGTCTCCCGCAAGCCCAGACGTCATCTTACATAGGATGCATGGTTCGCTATCTCAACCGATCCGAACAGCAACCCTGAAAGCCTTCTCGGCTTGCAAATCACCATCCCTGCTCATCACCACGGACGTCTCATCTCGAGGCTTAGACATCCCATCCGTAGACTTGGTCATTGAGTACGACCCTGCATTTAGCTTCGCCGACCACATTCACCGCGTGGGACGAACCGCTCGTGCTGGCAGATCCGGCGACGCCACACTCTTCCTCCTCCCTGGATCCGAGGAAGGCTACATTGAGCTGCTCAAATCGTCAGCGCCCCCGTCATCACAATCATATGAAAATATTCTCAAGACGGGATTAATGAACAAGCTAGAATTCCCGGTAGAAACGTCCGCCACCCCCACAGACGGACAATCATATCACGACAAGGCTGAATCGCTTCAGCTTCACTTTGAGCAGCGCCTGCTCAacgacaccagacgcctgGAACTCGCTCGCAACGGCTTCAAGTCTCACATCAGAGCCTATGCAACGCACATCCGCGAGGAGCGAGTTCACTTTGACATCACGCAGCTTCACCTTGGACACGTTGCGAAAAGTTTCGGTCTGCGTGACCCCCCTGGCGGCATTGGCGCAGGCATCGACCgcaaggccaacaagaagaagggctcGTCCAACTCCAAGGATCGCCACTCTTCTTCCAAGGACAACGACACATCATCAGCGGCTGTGGACCAGAGACCAGCCATGGATATTATTAAGCGGAAGagcatgatgttgatgagtAGCGCCGCGGATGAGTTCAACATTGGTTGA
- a CDS encoding golgi apparatus membrane protein TVP15 (similar to Metarhizium robertsii ARSEF 23 XP_007822665.2): protein MELSDIFRIVNLVVAVITVLGGIAEIFFFKLQPIILGAYMIVFGLAIALLEFQIPPQVSRYANFLFSFIGRGIFYILLGGLLLGEKVLSNIAGGIVCVVGLGYIVLEFIPSIEPPSNMREADAGWGAEQV, encoded by the exons ATGGAGCTCTCCGACATCTT CCGAATTGTTAACTTGGTCGTTGCGGTCATCACCGTGCTCGGTGGTATCGCTgaaatcttcttcttcaagct GCAACCGATTATCCTCGGCGCTTATATGATTGTGTTCGGTCTTGCTATTGCCCTGCTCG AATTCCAAATCCCTCCTCAGGTGTCCCGATACGCCaactttctcttctccttcattgGAAGAGGCATCT TCTACATCCTTCTTGGTggcctcctcctcggtgAGAAGGTCCTCAGCAACATTGCCGGTGGCATTGTATGCGTCGTTGGTCTCGGTTACATTGTCCTCGAATTCATCCCCTCGATCGAGCCACCTAGCAACATGCGCGAAGCCGATGCCGGCTGGGGCGCCGAGCAGGTCTAA
- a CDS encoding elongation factor G (similar to Aspergillus terreus NIH2624 XP_001217944.1), whose product MIILSLCRRVSPSHGSISQSLKHGVALNSTSLGRRALHGQASAHQDAQVQNIRNIGIIAHVDAGKTTTTERMLYYSGVTQRVGDVDAGNTVTDFLELERERGITIQSAAITFNWPKAQNCPPGTHPKTVNLIDTPGHQDFRFEVDRCLPILDGAVCIIDSVKGVEAHTERVWGSAQEFKIPRLVYCNKLDREGASFKKSVLEIGTRLKGWPLVCQIPWWEKEAFVGVIDIIEGVAYRWKSEREKVRYGPDELKQKLSESNPELLAEIQLARQRLIEGLADFDEAIMDEFLAENTDIPSSMLKQAIRRTIQSGDGRVIPVFAGSSFRHIGVEPLMDAITDYLPNPAERPDAEVRVGSSKQRLHQVLDSKGKKAGASIASVASVFKVVTHPKEGVISFVRVYHGTLTRNASNFNTNVNIQERPMGILQISASKTQDVQELSVGQIGALRGLKKARSGDTLITTLHGKPVPEHLRHVQIRPPEIPPPVAFLQVEPYGNVAAQELQTALENASREDPSLRWSRNPKTDQFTIQGMGKLHLDVSLYNMRQKHKIDAEFGQIEVDYKESVTQPTKPQYTVFDRPVASKPGKAACTVTLEPIDADNHDSLLESAIEIDGNIYEIEVPEFAESTALTFDVEEARHQLLNGAIAGLARGPRRASPIHSCHVKLSLDTSEGSLESPTGGHFSSVARTAVQNALRDAFDKQQIGVLEPIMLTHITCPEATAGTVQHDITSGAGGQVLEVKDRSAESSGDDLIDVSKIYAPPDPYDSVTSLRGKKTTDRMVEIVAKVPYKEMLDYDDHLRSKTAGRHSMTMSFDSFARVVGHREKSL is encoded by the exons ATGATTATCCTATCCCTATGTCGAAGGGTGTCTCCTTCTCACGGCTCAATATCACAGTCATTGAAGCATGGTGTAGCGCTCAATTCAACGTCACTTGGCCGACGTGCTCTTCATGGTCAGGCTTCAGCGCACCAGGATGCTCAGGTTCAGAACATTCGCAATATCGGCATAATTGCTCACGTCGATGCT GGCAAAACGACAACCACAGAGCGAATGCTTTATTATAGCGGAGTCACGCAACGAGTGGGAG atgttgatgctggcaataCCGTCACTGACTTTCTGGAACTGGAACGGGAGCGAGGAATCACGATTCAGTCAGCAGCAATCACTTTCAATTGGCCGAAAGCTCAAAACTGCCCTCCTGGGACTCACCCCAAGACTGTCAACTTGATCGACACACCCGGTCATCAAGATTTTAGATTCGAGGTTGATCGGTGCCTACCCATCCTTGACGGCGCCGTTTGCATCATTGATTCGGTCAAAGGTGTCGAAGCCCACACGGAACGAGTATGGGGGTCGGCGCAAGAGTTCAAGATCCCCCGTCTTGTATATTGCAACAAACTAGATCGCGAAGGGGCGTCTTTCAAGAAGTCCGTCTTGGAAATCGGGACTCGGTTGAAGGGCTGGCCCCTCGTATGTCAAATTCCGTGGTGGGAAAAGGAAGCCTTTGTAGGCGTAATAGACATCATTGAAGGTGTCGCCTATCGATGGAAGTCGGAACGAGAAAAGGTCCGTTACGGACCGGACGAGCTCAAGCAGAAACTGTCCGAGTCTAATCCGGAGTTGCTGGCCGAAATCCAATTGGCCCGACAACGTCTCATTGAAGGCCTGGCCGACTTTGATGAGGCCATCATGGACGAGTTTCTTGCCGAAAACACGGACATACCAAGTTCAATGCTGAAGCAAGCAATTAGACGCACTATCCAGAGCGGTGATGGGCGTGTTATTCCAGTCTTCGCGGGTTCCAGCTTTCGCCATATTGGCGTCGAGCCATTGATGGATGCCATTACCGACTACCTGCCAAATCCAGCCGAACGACCGGATGCTGAAGTACGAGTTGGATCCTCTAAGCAACGCCTTCACCAAGTTTTGGATAGCAAGGGCAAAAAGGCGGGTGCAAGCATTGCCTCTGTAGCTTCTGTCTTCAAGGTCGTCACACACCCAAAAGAGGGTGTCATCAGCTTCGTTCGAGTCTATCACGGCACTCTAACGCGTAACGCATCGAATTTCAACACCAATGTCAACATTCAGGAGCGGCCCATGGGAATTCTCCAAATATCAGCATCAAAAACACAAGATGTACAGGAGCTCTCAGTTGGGCAAATCGGCGCTCTTAGAGGTCTCAAGAAAGCCCGAAGCGGAGACACATTAATAACGACTCTGCATGGCAAACCTGTCCCAGAACACCTCCGTCATGTCCAGATTCGGCCGCCTGAAATTCCACCACCTGTTGCATTCTTGCAGGTAGAACCGTATGGAAACGTCGCAGCCCAGGAGCTACAAACCGCACTAGAAAATGCCTCTCGAGAAGATCCCAGTCTTCGATGGAGTCGAAACCCGAAAACTGATCAGTTCACAATTCAGGGAATGGGGAAACTTCATCTAGATGTTTCTCTTTATAACATGAGACAAAAGCACAAGATCGATGCCGAGTTCGGTCAAATCGAGGTTGACTACAAGGAAAGCGTAACCCAGCCGACGAAGCCACAATACACAGTCTTTGACAGACCTGTGGCCAGCAAGCCAGGCAAAGCTGCTTGTACCGTAACATTGGAGCCTATTGACGCCGATAACCATGACAGCCTCCTGGAATCTGCTATCGAAATAGACGGCAACATTTATGAGATCGAGGTCCCCGAGTTTGCGGAATCGACCGCACTGACATTcgacgttgaagaagctcgacaCCAACTTCTCAACGGAGCCATTGCCGGACTGGCACGTGGTCCCCGTAGAGCCTCTCCGATTCACAGCTGCCATGTAAAACTTAGCCTTGATACCTCGGAAGGTTCGCTGGAGAGCCCTACTGGCGGACATTTCAGCAGCGTCGCCAGAACTGCGGTGCAGAACGCTCTACGAGACGCCTTTGACAAACAACAGATTGGGGTTCTGGAGCCCATCATGCTTACACATATCACTTGTCCGGAGGCAACGGCCGGCACTGTGCAGCACGACATTACTTCCGGCGCTGGTGGACAGGTTCTTGAAGTGAAGGACAGATCCGCCGAATCAAGTGGTGACGACTTGATTGACGTGTCCAAGATTTACGCTCCCCCTGATCCGTATGATTCTGTGACGTCTCTCCGGggcaagaagacgacggaCAGGATGGTGGAGATTGTGGCCAAGGTGCCTTACAAGGAGATGCTAGACTATGATGACCACCTGAGGAGTAAGACGGCTGGGCGTCattccatgaccatgtcgTTTGACTCTTTTGCGAGGGTGGTTGGGCACAGGGAGAAATCATTGTGA